One Rosa chinensis cultivar Old Blush chromosome 5, RchiOBHm-V2, whole genome shotgun sequence genomic region harbors:
- the LOC112168491 gene encoding uncharacterized protein LOC112168491, whose protein sequence is MHKNKGGDRGRQMGRKNQKPETKDQELDSNDLRMDMREISKRIELLGSSHMTWKERKELENKKVVALGGKPPKKQRLPLSIARVVMKKQKDREQKQLQENVILGRFGGKSGGGSKRSVEKRRPEDRVLRASEGYFKNGVLDVKHLLRPTSSRDRDAGAHVNFSGPKKGGGKKGGGKNKGKKGGKKRH, encoded by the exons atgcataagaaCAAGGGAGGCGACAGAGGGCGACAAATGGGTAGGAAGAACCAGAAGCCGGAAACCAAGGACCAAGAATTGGACTCCAACGACCTAAGAATGGACATGAGGGAGATTTCCAAGCGTATTGAGCTCTTGG GCTCTTCTCATATGACATGGAAGGAGAGGAAGGAGTTGGAGAATAAGAAGGTGGTTGCTCTAGGTGGAAAG CCTCCAAAGAAGCAGAGACTACCTCTAAGTATAGCAAGAGTGGTCATGAAGAAACAAAAGGACAGGGAGCAAAAGCAGCTACAAGAG AATGTGATTCTTGGACGTTTTGGAGGGAAATCCGGAGGTGGTTCAAAAAGATCTGTGGAGAAGCGAAGGCCTGAGGACAGGGTTCTAAGAGCAAGTGAAGGTTACTTCAAAAATGGTGTACTTGATGTGAAGCATTTGTTACGTCCAACATCATCCAGAGACAGGGATGCTGGTGCCCATGTGAACTTCTCAGGTCCAAAGAAGGGAGGTGGAAAGAAGGGAGGTGGAAAAAACAAAGGGAAGAAGGGTGGTAAGAAGCGCCATTAA
- the LOC112165318 gene encoding putative receptor-like protein kinase At4g00960, which yields MKVGVNWKTGQEWVLTSWKSQDDPGTGDYTQRLSSDHNASPQFFLYKGLSKYWRNDPGPAPTLVANQDETYYFMNETNAVARITVTDSALKRLIWDGGSLQWKEDFSAPKSRCDRYGQCGANSRCSPDNVYLFECDCLPGYVPNSISDWNQKNGSGGCVSNRLGLLKCGDGDGFIKVARVKYPDTTIAASLKSGMSGKECAQECLRNCSCTAYLSDENEGIVDCLTWYDDLMDILVYTEIGRDLYVRVNATVLAANAGRSQGLWERRGMLAIPILCTALALVLIIMLAWKWRKKNRNTRGIDFVEAEELEETQRHPELQFFDLDTITAATDHFSHVNELGRGGFGSVYMGQLSNEQKVAVKRLSKTSGQGIEEFKNEVALIARLQHRNLVKLLGCCIKGEERMLVLEYMPNKGLDSFLFDKTRRSFLDWEKRFEIINGIARGILYLHQDSRLRIIHRDLKTSNVLLDDEMNPKISDFGMARIFHGDQLQDKTCRIVGTYGYMSPEYAIFGRFSTKSDVFSFGIIMLEIVSGQKNNGSDPEDPSVNLIGRVWELWREGRALDIVDSTLKSYHPNEAMRCIQVALLCVQEDPMDRPAMSAIVFMLSDEASPPLPKQPAVVYRRNFGTDVDPLLSNRSFSRNDLTVTTMEAR from the exons atgaaagttggggTGAATTGGAAAACTGGGCAAGAATGGGTTTTAACATCTTGGAAGTCACAAGATGACCCTGGAACTGGGGACTATACCCAGAGGCTAAGTTCAGATCATAATGCATCTCCCCAGTTTTTTTTGTATAAAGGTTTGAGTAAGTATTGGCGAAATGATCCAGGGCCAGCGCCTACTTTGGTCGCTAATCAAGATGAAACTTATTATTTCATGAATGAAACCAATGCAGTTGCAAGAATAACAGTGACTGATTCTGCCTTAAAGCGCCTTATATGGGATGGTGGTAGCCTTCAATGGAAGGAAGATTTCTCTGCACCGAAGTCCCGGTGTGACAGGTACGGACAGTGTGGTGCCAACAGCAGATGCAGCCCTGATAATGTTTATCTGTTTGAGTGTGACTGTTTGCCAGGGTATGTGCCTAATTCTATAAGTGATTGGAATCAGAAAAATGGTTCAGGTGGATGTGTGAGTAATCGACTTGGTTTGTTGAAGTGTGGAGATGGAGACGGGTTTATAAAGGTGGCAAGAGTTAAATATCCAGACACAACGATAGCAGCATCATTAAAATCAGGTATGAGTGGCAAAGAGTGTGCGCAGGAGTGCCTAAGAAATTGTTCTTGCACTGCATATTTGAGCGATGAAAATGAAGGGATTGTTGATTGCTTGACATGGTATGATGACTTGATGGACATTTTAGTGTACACAGAGATTGGAAGAGATCTCTATGTTCGTGTGAATGCAACTGTCTTAG CGGCAAATGCCGGAAGATCACAAGGTTTGTGGGAAAGGAGGGGTATGCTGGCTATTCCAATACTGTGCACTGCGCTAGCATTGGTACTAATCATTATGCTTGCATGGAAGTGGCGTAAGAAGAACAGGAACACAAGAG GCATAGACTTTGTGGAGGCAGAGGAGCTTGAGGAAACTCAGAGACACCCCGAATTGCAATTTTTCGATCTTGACACAATAACAGCAGCCACAGACCACTTCTCTCATGTCAATGAACTTGGCCGCGGTGGCTTTGGCTCTGTTTATATG GGTCAGCTATCAAATGAACAGAAAGTTGCTGTGAAAAGATTGTCCAAAACTTCAGGACAAGGGATTGAAGAATTTAAGAATGAAGTTGCACTTATAGCAAGACTTCAACACAGGAACCTTGTGAAACTTTTAGGCTGTTGTATAAAGGGAGAAGAAAGGATGTTAGTCCTAGAATACATGCCTAACAAAGGCTTGGACTCCTTTCTTTTTG ATAAGACAAGACGGTCCTTTTTGGATTGGGAAAAGCGTTTTGAAATTATCAACGGGATTGCTCGTGGGATTCTGTATCTTCACCAAGACTCAAGATTGAGGATTATCCATAGAGATCTAAAAACTAGTAATGTTCTACTAGATGATGAGATGAACCcaaaaatttctgattttggcaTGGCTAGAATATTCCATGGAGACCAACTACAAGATAAGACATGCCGAATTGTCGGAACATA TGGCTACATGTCACCGGAGTACGCAATATTTGGGAGATTTTCCACAAAGTCTGATGTCTTTAGTTTTGGGATCATAATGTTGGAGATTGTAAGTGGCCAGAAAAACAATGGTTCTGATCCGGAGGATCCTTCCGTGAACTTAATAGGACGT GTATGGGAGCTCTGGAGAGAAGGCAGAGCCTTGGATATTGTGGATTCAACACTGAAGTCATATCATCCAAATGAAGCCATGAGATGCATACAAGTTGCTCTCTTGTGTGTACAAGAAGATCCGATGGACCGACCTGCCATGTCAGCCATTGTTTTTATGTTGAGTGATGAAGCATCTCCTCCATTGCCAAAGCAGCCGGCAGTTGTTTACAGAAGAAATTTCGGCACTGATGTTGATCCATTACTTTCAAACAGATCTTTTTCTAGAAATGACTTGACAGTAACTACAATGGAAGCTCGATAA